From Woronichinia naegeliana WA131, the proteins below share one genomic window:
- a CDS encoding DUF4164 domain-containing protein, translated as MTTTPKTTVTYSLEDILERIEDKIDARFEKMDARFEKLDARFEKIDRQFERLENKMDSQFAEVNQRLTKLEVGQAELSGDIKALDERLSGEIKTLDGKVDGLGKRLDNQEFLNRGVVVAVLAALIAGGAKLFGFLPKS; from the coding sequence ATGACTACCACTCCTAAAACCACCGTCACCTATAGCCTCGAAGACATCCTCGAACGTATTGAGGATAAAATAGATGCGCGTTTCGAGAAGATGGATGCACGTTTCGAGAAGTTGGATGCGCGTTTCGAGAAAATTGATCGGCAGTTTGAACGTCTTGAAAACAAGATGGATAGTCAGTTTGCAGAAGTTAATCAACGTTTAACTAAGTTAGAGGTAGGGCAAGCTGAACTTTCGGGAGATATTAAGGCTCTTGATGAAAGGTTATCGGGAGAAATTAAAACCTTAGACGGGAAAGTGGATGGGCTTGGTAAGCGTTTGGATAATCAAGAGTTTTTGAATCGTGGGGTTGTGGTGGCAGTTTTAGCTGCGTTAATTGCAGGAGGGGCTAAGTTATTTGGATTTTTACCCAAGAGTTGA